The window CTCACCATTTACCGGACCTTGTTTGTGGAGTTGCTCTACCGGGGTTGGTTTTTTGTGTCATGGCCTGGTTTGATTGGCGATTGGCTCTCGTCGCGCTGATTCCTGTGCCGATCTGCATATGGTTACAGAGTCGAGCTTTTTCTGACGTAGGCGAGGGGGGACTTTTAAAACGCTATCATGATGCAATGGAAAATATGAATGCTGCTATTATTGAATATGTTCGTGGTATGCCGGTTATAAAAATATTTAATCGCTCTCCGGACTCTCTTAAACAGCTACGTTCCTCAATCATGCACTTTCGTGATTTTCAGTGCGATTGGAGCCGCCGTGCAGCTCCACCTTGGGCTATGTTTGTATCTATTACCGGGGCACCGCTTATCGTTTTGCTTCCCATCGGGCTTTGGTTGTATTTTTCCGGTCGTCTTGATTTGGCCGTATTGTTTCTCTTTTTCATGATTGGAACAAGCTACCTGCGCCCTTTAGCCAAAGTCGCATTGCTCGGAGGCTCTCTTTGCAGCATGGGAGAAGGACTGGATCGTATTCAGGCAATTCTCGAAACTCCGACTCTCAATGCAGAGAGCGCGAATCACACGATTCCTGTTTCTGGCGATTTGTTTTTTGAACATGTAGATTTTGATTATGAATCAGGACCTGCTTTACGCGATGCCCACTTCGTGGCGCGAGCTGGGACTGTAACCGCTTTGGTTGGCCCGAGTGGGGCTGGAAAATCTACCATTATCAATCTTGCAACCAGATTTTTTGATCCTAAAGAAGGCTGCATTCGCATTGGCGATACGAAGGTGTGCGATTTATCACAATCCGCACTTGTTGCGAGTGTTTGCGCAGTCTTTCAAGATCCATTTCTTTTTACGGAATCTGTGCATGATAATATCGCCATGGGGCGACCCGGAGCAAGCCGAGAAGAAATAGTAGCAGCCTCCAAAGCAGCACGTTGCCATGATTTTATTAAGGAATTGCCATTGGGGTACGATACTCGTGTTGGTGCAGGTTCTGGACTGCATATCAGCGGTGGACAACTTCAACGTATTGCACTGGCGAGGGCTATTCTTAAAGACGCCCCGATTGTCTTACTTGATGAAGCAACTTCCTACGCCGATGCACGAAACGAGCTGGAAATACAAAATGCCCTAGCTGAACTTTTTGCTGGTAAAACCGTTTTGGTGGCGGCTCATCGTCTCCGGTCAATCGCTTCTGCCGACCAAATTATTGTTATCAATGAAGGACGTATTGTCGAAAACGGTCATCATGACACATTATTGGCTGCTGGGGGGTGCTATGCGTCGTTGTGGAAGGCTGATTATCAGTCACAAGATTGGTATTTACCCGGGACTGCAGAGAAAAAGGAGCATATCGTATGCTAAAAAACTTTTCTATTGTTACCGGTGGGTTAAAAAGCCTACGACTCCCTTTCGCTCTCAATTTTGTAGCTTTGATCCTACGAGGCATGCCATTAGCTTTATTATGCGTCATTATTACCGAGCTTGTCACAAAAGGTCGTGATGCCGATATAGAAAAAATTTTTATACTTGTCGGAATAATATGTCTTATTTTTATCGGACACGTTCTTTTATCAGCTCAAGCTCAAACGAAAGCATGCGTAGGGGCCTATACTATTATTGCGGATGCTCGTGTGCGTCTGGCCACGCATCTCAAAGACCTTCCGCTGTCGTTTTTTAAATCCCGTGACCCTGGTGATATTACGGCAAATTTACTTCAAGATATGAGCCGTGTGGAAAATGTTATGAGTCATTTATTGGTAGAAATGACGAGTGGGGTCATATTACCGATATTACTGGCTGCGTGGCTGTTTTGGATTAATTGGCAGTTGGCTTTGTTTATGATCGCTGGAGTGGTCATCTCGGGACCACTCGTCTGGTGGGCACATCAATGGGTCGGCCGATTGGGAAAACGTCATGTAACAGCACAAAATGATATGCTTTTACATATGTTGGAATTTTTAGAGGGAATAAAAGATCTGAAATCGAACAATATAGCGGGAGAACGCCTTGATCTCCTCAATGACGCCATGCGTCGTAATCGTGATTTGAGTGTGGGACTTGAAGTAGCCGGAGTCCTTCCCCTTATGTTCTTCCGTTGTATTCTCGACCTCAGCTTCGTGGCGATAATTTTGCTTGCTGTAACGCTTCTTGCTTCTGAAAGTGTGGTTCCGGCAACATGCATTATCTTTCTTATTCTTGGTCAACATTTTTATGAACCACTTCATCTGGCTGGAAGTTTTTCTACTCTTGTTCGGTATATATCACTTGCAGCTCGGCGCATTGCTACCGTTTTCTCTTTTCCAAAGCTCTCCGGAAAGGTTTCCCCGCTTGTTCCGATTGGAAATGACGTGGAATTTCAAGATGTATCTTTTGCTTATCACGATAAATCTGTGATTAATAACGTCAGTTTCACTACGAGGTCCGGCACGATGACAGCTCTTGTGGGTCCCAGTGGGGGAGGGAAAACCACGTTGGCTGGACTTATTGCACGTTTCTACGATGTAGCTGAAGGCCAAATTCTCTTGGGTGGAGTCGATGTGCGGGATGTAGACCCCCATGTTCTTTATGATCGTATTGCCATGATTTTTCAGGATGTCTATCTATTTGACGATACAGTAGAAAACAATATTCGGCTGGGATGCCCAGAAGCCTCTTTTGAAGCCGTACGTGAAGCGGCACGGCAAGCAAATTGTCTCTCATGCATCGAATCTTTACCCCAAGGCTGGCAAACTCGTGTCGGGGAAGGTGGGCGCCGTCTTTCAGGTGGGGAACGCCAACGTATTTCTATCGCTCGGGCTCTTTTAAAAGACGCCCCCATTGTCCTTGTCGATGAAGCTACAGCCTCATTAGACCCGGAAAATGCATTTGCCGTTCAAGATGCATTAGCACATCTGGCAGAAGGGCGTACTGTGATTGTCATTGCTCACCGGTTATCTTCTATAATAAGCGCGGATCAAATCCTTGTTCTCGATTCTGGCCGTATCGTTGCACAAGGTCAGCATGAAATTTTACTCGCTGCCGGTGGATTGTATGCTGAATTATGGAAAGATCAGCAAGCTGCTCGTCGCTGGCAACTCAAAGCAAACACAGTAAACGGCTAAGGCAACATAAACCTCCACTTTGTCTTGCACTTCGTTTTTCAAAATAAGATTTTTGTTATTCAAGGATAAGACATGTCATATGCTTTTTGGTAATTTCATTGAAAACAATTTTCATTATCATGGCGATTCTGAGAAATAAGGAATAGACACAAAAGGATACAATTCAACATGGAGAAACACATTGATAGGTTGAAATATTCATGAATCGGGAAAAACGATGTTCGCTCGTTTTTCTTCCCTTGAGACATCCGCGAGAGGATAAGCACGAGACAAGTTTTCAGCCTATGCATATTGAAAAACTGGGCTTTATCCAAACTGAGGAAGTCGAAGTGCAAACCATGATCGTGCGAAGCCAAGAATGCGGATATTTACGAGTGATTGGCGAAACCGATACCGTGAATTGCGCTATTATGCATAGCCACCATGACTCTAGCGGCTATAGTATCTTGCTGCATCGCGCTATCTCATACAAGTTGACGCTTATCCGCATACGGCGATCCCTTTGCCGTTTGTTGGTTGAACTCCCTGATGTTCTTGTCGTTCCATGCCCCGAAAAAGCACAATCGGTATTAAAAACTCTCAGTCAGGGCTCTCCCGAGGAGGAAAATCAACTTTATCTGCTTGCCAAGATTTTAGAATTGCTTGCGCATTGTTTACACGTGCAGCAAATGCAACTGCCTATTTCGTTAGAACAACGCGCTGCGGCTATCCTGCAGAGTGACCCGGCTTCACCGCCCTCGGTTAAAGTATTAGCAGCTATGTGTGGCACCTCGACGACGACGCTAACTCGACGATTTCGCACTACATTCGGCACAACAGTACGCGGTTATCTCCGTGATCTTCGTTTAGAAATGGCTCGTGACTTATTGAAAAATCAAGGGTTTTCCGTGACAGAAGTCGCACTGTCCGTCGGATATGGAAGCCTTCCTTCCTTTTCTCGGGAATTTCATGCTCGTTTTGGGTCTCCTCCTGTCTATTTCCGTCGTAACTAATTTAAAATACATGTAAAAAATCAAAATCAGGATGCCGTTATCACATCCTTCCTCAGCAAAGGACTCTCGAATTTTAAAGAAAAGGGTTCTTTTGGGATAAGACAAGGGACATTGTCTCATTTAATATGAGATTGAATTTCATTTGCAGAATCAAAAGTTTTTCGATCAAGCCGGAAAGATTGTACCCGACAAGAATCGGTTGCGAAACACTCCAGCGAATGCGCCGCGCTTTGGTGCTGCAGATCGATCAAATCCGGGTAATGAAAAAGGATACATGTTATGCCGCAAATTGAATTATCGTTGGGATGGGTTTTTGCTCAAGCGACAGGCGCCGTACAGGGAGTGTTGGTTATTTTGATCCTCTCTTCGGTGATTTGTTGGGCCATTATTTTGGAAAAAAGTGTTATTTTATATCGTTATCGACGACAGACACGTCAATTTGAAGACATCGCACAATCAAATAATCCAGGAAGCACAGTCTCACCCGGAGGCGAATTGCCTGACGCAATTTTAAAAGAAGGGCGCAGTGCCTGGGCACAAACCGCTCCCGGTGAAAATCCTGTTGATCGCAGAAATTGTGTCGAACGCGCTATGCGTGATGCTGTATCGAGCGTACTTTTGAGAGCGGAGCGTCGTCTTCCTTATCTTGCTACGATTGGTTCAGTTGCACCTTTTGTCGGTCTTTTTGGGACTGTTTGGGGCATTATGCATTCTTTTGTCAGTATCGCGCATACAAACGACACCAGTTTAGCTGTTGTTGCACCGGGCATCGCCGAATCACTTTTTACAACAGCGGCCGGATTGGTGACGGCGATTCCAGCATCCGTTGCATATAACAAAATTGCAGCTGACTTTAACAGTTTATCCCGGAGATTATCGCTCGCTATAGCCGCGATTACACGTAAAGCTCCGGCAAGAAGTATGGAGGCGGTTGATGATGCCGCTTAATGGTGCAGGAGATAACGATCAAGGTGCTGGGCTTAATGCTGAGATCAATGTCACCCCTTTTATCGACGTCATGCTGGTGCTTCTCATCATATTTATGGTGACAGCCCCCTTGATGATCGCAGGCGTGCCACTAAAACTCCCCAAAACTTCGGCCGCAAGTTTGGAACCACCGAAGGAGCCTATTGTCGTCAGCATGAACAAAGACGGTCAGATTTATCTTGGTGAAGACCTTGTGACGGAAGAGACCATGGCCGGTCGTTTGAAAGAAATGGAGGCGGACAAACCTGGACAAACGGTATTCGTGCGTTGCGATAGAAGCTTAGATTATGGTCGGGTTATGGAATTACTCGGGCATGTCGGAGCTTGCGGTGTGTCGAGTTTATCACTCATATCTGAAGCACAGCAGGACGGGCAATCTCATAGCATTGAGCAGAACAGCAAACTTGGTAGAGCCCTGCCATGAGTCTATATCTAGCCTCTCGCCGTGGTGCCGGACTCAGTTCGTTGGCAACCTGGAGTGTGTGGACAGTTTCAATTCTGGCCCATGCTTTAGCTATCATCAGTATGGCTGCTTTGGCTGGCCCCAAACCTCTCCCTCCTGTTTTGCCTCGCATTGTACTCACTGCCTCTTTAGGGATGCCAGGTTACGGGAGCGGGGCGGCCAGTCCTGATATTGCGGTAGGACCACCAGATGTACCACAGAAATCGAATGAACCGGAACCACCTTTAGAGAAAGAAATGGCTCAGGCTCCTGAGCCGACTCCAATGCCTCCGCCGGAGGAATTATTGCAAGAACAGCCCGCTGAGCCTCAACAAAAGCCGTTGGAAACATTGGACGCTCAGGAAATCGAACCCACTCCCGTGCCTCCTCCATTGAAAGAAAAAGCTGCTGTTAAGCCAAAACCGAAACCTAAAAAGATAAAGCATACACCTCCGGTAAAGGAAACTTCCCATAAGAAAAAAAAGGCGAATACGGTAAAAAAACACAAGGCGAAATCGCAAACAACGAAGACCGCCAGTCAAACCGCGCCCGTGAAGTCAAATGCGACTTCCAGTACAAGCGGTGGATCAAAAACTCCTTCCGGAGGGCGTGGAACTCCTGGGGGAGGAGGAAATCTTGGATCAACTGGCAGTCCCTTACAAGCGAGTCAGCTTGACAGGCAGCCTGCTTTGGTTTTTGCGCCTCAACCTGAGTATCCTTTAAAGGCAAAACGGCGCGGTCTACGCACCAAACTTCGGGTGCGTTTGCTTGTCGATAAAGGCGGTCACGTCAAGCGTGTGGATATATTAGGAGGGGAATATGCTGATATTTTTTCAACAAATGTCCGGCGCGCGCTTGCTCGCTGGCGCTTTAAGCCTGGAACACTGAAAGGAAAACCAGTGAATTGGGTCGCTGTCTTGCCGGTAGCCTTTGAATTGCGCTAGCGATATCATCTTTTTGCAGAGGATGTGGTCGTCTCATTGAATAATTAATGTGGTTAAGGCATATATTTCGCCTTAAAACATAAGGCAAAATACAGACATCTTTCATCCAGCCACGTGCCCTTTGCATATCATTCTTCGCGGATCTCTCGTCGCAGAATGGTACGCACGGTTTTTTTTACAAAAAAAACTATAAAGTATGTCCTGTTTTTTTTTACAGTCAAAATCAATCCTTCCAACAAAAAAGTCACATCAAGCTCTTCTTTATCGACATCCTCAGTAATTTTATACTGTAATTTCAAGTGATTTTAGCCCCAAATTACTCTAACAATTCATTGCCAAGTTGTAATGGAGTTTACCCACCTATACTCAGGCTCAATGATTGTAAAAACCATCTTAAAAAGATGATATTATTATTGTATGAAGAAAAATTTCATTTCATATGAATAATACTGAATGGAAGTTGTGTTTAATATTGTGATTTATTGTGTTATAAAGAGCGTAACATGATTGGTCATTATTTCATCATAAAAATAATTTTTTATAATACAATTGTAAGCATAGTATATGTTCCTATAGAGACAACTATAGGAAGTAAAATTGTATAACATGCTACAAAAAAAGTCTTTTTCAATGAATTTGATTCTTTAAAAATCATTCCTAGAGTTGGTAAGCAAGGCATGGAAAGGAATTGTGCGAGCAGAAAAGAAATTGCGCTTGCTGTTGTGATCTGTGTCTGCAACGTGACCTTCAAACTTTCAATGGGCACATTATAAAGGAGGGCCATCGTGGGCAAAACCGTTTCACGGCTGAGGGCAGATGTCATGAGTGACGTGAGAAGTTTCCAATCTAACCCCATAAAAGAGGCAAGTGGTTCAAGTCGCGTACCGATCATTCCGAGGTATGAAGAGTTAATGTTACCGGCAGGATAATAAGATAGAAACCAGAGGATAACTCCGAATCCTAAGATAATGGCTGAGGCTTTTTTAAGGAAAGCCAAAACATTATGCAAAACATGCAATCCGATGATTTGAAAATTAGGCGCATGAAACAACGGAAGTTCCATGAGCATATCATAACTGTTCTCTCCTTTCATTAATGTCTTTTTTAACCAGATACTGGCGATCATAAAAAGCAAGAAAGAGAATCCCATTATTCCGCAAGCAGCAATAATGGCTCCAATTGGTGAAAAAAGCCATGTACATAGCGTAAGCAGGACTATTATTTTAGAAGAACATGGCACAAGTGGTATAAGCAACAATGTATGAAGACGTTGCTGCGTATGCGCTATCGTACGTGTGCCAATGATACCTGGAATATTACACGGAAGAGAAAAGAGTAAAGGAATAAAAGACATACCATTCAAACCTAATTTCGTCATAAGTGAATCCATGAGAAATGCGGTTCGTGGTATATATCCAATTTCTTCCAGAAAAGAGAAGATAAAATAAAACACGGCGATAAGTGGAACCATGCAAACTAATGCAGAAGCGCTAAGAAATATACTCTGTATCAATGCCGTAAGCATCGGCATGCTCGAAGGAAGGCTATTTACAACAAATGTAGAAATATCTTGTATAAGAATACTTATGCCAATGCCTGTAGGATAACCGACCAATAACCCTACACTAATGGCTGACAGGAGAATCACTGCCATGAATACGTACCCCCAAAAAGGGTGTAAAAAAAATTTATCACAGCGTTGAGTCAAGGTTTCTTGTGGTTCTTCCGCAATTATACATTCTTCTAAAATTTCCTGTATCCATGTAAAACGTGCGGTTTGAGCTTGTGTAGCAGCAATTTCCGGAAAAATATTACCTGTCTTATGGATTAATTGTTTAATTTTTTTGTCTGCAAACGTATCTCCTTCCATTGCTTTCCAAACAAGACGTTCCATATCTATATTTTTTTCTGATGTAGTGGATACTATTTTCAGTATTTCCTTATATTTTTCTTTCAATTCTAAGGGTATTTTTTCTATGAGTTCAGGTAGTAATTTTCTATTTGATATCCTTATAGGTAGGGAAAGAACATTTCGTAAATTTTCAACACCTCTTTTTTTAGAAGCCACAAGTTCAATACATGGAATATCTAAAGCATTTTCTAATGATTCTATATTTATATTTATTCCATTATATTGTGCGACGTCTGCCATATTTACAGCAAGAATACAAGGAACACCAATAAGCAATATATCTAAGCAATAATTTAAAGTTCGAGCAAGATTAGCTGCATTTACAACAATGACTATGGCATCGATTTGTTCCTCCATGATATGCTGTACTGCAATTTTTTCTTCTTCTGAGCGGGCTAATAAAGAATATGTGCCTGGGAGGTCGACAAACTGGAAGGTTTCACCGTTTATGACGGCTTTTCCCATCTTTTTTTCAACAGTCTTGCCTGCCCAGTTGCCGACTTCCTGATGTAGACCTGTTAACGCATTGAAAATTGTTGATTTTCCCGTATTCGGCTGTCCCGCCACTGCCACATGGAAAGAGGAAGGTCGATGGTTATTCGGTCTCATGCTGAGCGTCCTTCACAAAAATTTTTTGAGCAACTCCCGCGGATAGAGCGAGAAGCATTCCATTGGTTCGTATGACCACGGCTCCACGCTTGGTCGTACGAATAACGAAAACGGGCTTGTCCGGTAAAAGCCCAAGGGAGGCAAGTCGACATGTGATGTCTGAAGAACAACCGACTGAGACCACCAAAGCTTGGCATAGCTGCGGTAATCGACTGAGTTGTATACTTTCCAGCAGCGTTTTTTCTTCACAAAGAAAATTTTTTTTCAACATGTATTCCTCTGCATTCTTTTTTTCTGTTTTTTCATAGACATGGATTATCTTCCAGATTTTTAGAAGAAGATTTCAATACAATTTATTTTGAAATACAAAAAAATATGCAGATTATTATTTGAAATAAATTCTTAACACGTTTTATTGCAATAGATTTATGTCTCAATAAAAAAGTTTTGGTAAAAGAAAATCCCTCTTGCGAATAGAGTTGATGAAGAAATTTCGGTGAAGCACTCATCGTTCACCATACGACTCAATCATAACTCTATTATCTATAATATGCTGAATTTATAATGTTTTAATCTGGATAATGACACTTTGTTTAATACATGATTCGGATGGTTGAATATCGAAAATAAAATTGAAAGTAAATGTCATTTTCAATAAGAATAAATAAAATATTTACTAAGTGTGGATTAATAAAGATAAAATCAATATTTTTATCCGAAAAGAACGATGTTGACATCAAAAGTATCGTTTACTAGATAGCAGGCTATACAAACGAAAATGAGTATCATTTTCATTATCAATACAAAGACGTTCAGTGAGAACGGTTCTTCTAACTGGTCAGGATAACTGAAAAAATAATCGAAAGGGAGCAAGAAAATGAGGAGTTTAGGGGTCCAATTTATGGCAATAATGTTTTTGCTCTTCACTATGCCCGTCTTTGCTGCAGACAATGCGGATGAGGAGAGCATTACACCATCTATGGACATGGATGCCATTGTTGTACGGGCAGATAAAATGCAGGAAGATGTACAATCAATTCCATCTAGTGTTTCCGTTCTTTCTTCAGATGATGTTGAAATACGTCAGGTAGAAAAAACAAAAGATATTTTCAAAGTAAATCCTAATATGTTTTTTGTAAAATCTGGACCAGATGCTCATGAAGGAGATTCTTTTGCTTCTGTTCGTGGAATCACTTCTTTTATGAGTGGAGCTCCTGTTTTGGGATTTTACGTAGATGACATTTATTATCCTGGTTATGAGATTCCACTTTTCGACGTGGACAGAGTTGAAGTGCTTCGTGGACCACAAGGGACGCTTTATGGGCGTAATAGTGAAGCGGGAATCATTAGTATTTTTACAAAGAAAGCCAATAAAGATGTTTGGGAAGGCAAGCTGACTGAAACGTACGGAAGTTACAATACAACGACGACGACAGGCATGGTGTCCGGTCCGTTAGTTCGTGATGTCTTGTCTATGCGAATTGCAGGGCAATTCGAACATAGCGATGGATACTTCAAAAATGATCATTCTGGCTCGAATACAGTTGATCAGCATGATGATTGGGTCGGGCGTGCGTCGTTTGATTGGTCTCCCAGTACGGATTTCAGGCTGACACTGAATGTGGATGGGGAGGCTTACGAGGGAAATTATGCTGAATTTAACACTCTGTCCAAAGTATACTCTGATCCTCATGAAGTTGATGTGGATTGGGATGGATTAGCACGCAGGCGAGCATTGGGGGCATCACTACGAGCTGAATGGAATTTTGATTCAGCAAAATTGCTCTCAATCACAAGTGTTCGCGACACACATTCACGTGGTGACCAGGATATGGACTTCACCATAGAAGATTTGACGCGCTATTATATCACTGAAAACAATCAAATGTTTACGCAAGAATTTCGCCTCCAATCCCCGGAAGAAAGTGACAGCCCATTTAAATGGTTAGTTGGCACTTTTATGTTCGCTGAGTCAGACATGCTACGCTACAAATATGCAGCCGGCAGTGCAGATCCTTATGTTGCCAATAACTATTATTTTCAGAGAGGGACCACAAGCAGCAGAGGCCTCGCCGTGTTTGGGCAAGGTGTATATTCATTCGGCCCTGTCGATCTGACTTTAGGGCTTCGATATGATTACGAAAATAAAGATTTTTATTATACGAATGGTGCAACCCCCGCGATGGTTGAAATGTGGGGCATGACCAATGCAACAGGAAGTAACAGCAACTCATACGGAGCATGGCTCCCTAAAGCCGCTTTAAGTTGGCACGCCACCGATAATCTCATGCCCTATGCCAGTGTTTCAAGAGGGTATCGTGGTGGTGGATTTAACCTCGCACAAAATACAGGCTCGGCCTACGACCCGGAATATACCTGGAACTTTGAGGCGGGGGTAAAAACACAATGGCTTGAGAATAAGCTGAAATTTAACTTTTCTGCATTTTATATCGATTGGACGGATATTCAAGTCCTACAGCCGAATTACCCTAATTTCGCCATAGAAAATGCGGGGAAAGCCTATAGCCAAGGGCTTGAAGCGCAGTTCTCATGGAATGTCGTGCCAGGCCTGAACCTTTACGGTAACGCCGGTTACACGGACGCGCGTTTTGTTGAGTACTCAGATGATGACGGCGATTACTCCGGCAATCGAATCCCCAACGTACCGAGATATACTGCAACTTTTGGCGGTGTATACCGCTTTCTCGATAATTATATGGTGAATGCGGATATAATGACTGTAGGTGACATAGAATGGGATTCAGCAAATTCAGAAAGCCAAGATATATACAACATTCTCAATGCTAAAATTGGATATGAAGGAGACAATATAGACGTTTATCTGTGGGGCAAAAACCTTTTTAACGTGAATTATGCAACGCGTGCTTTCATCATGAATGACCAGTGGTACGGTCGTGCAGGGGACCCGCTTCGTGTCGGTATAACACTCAGTTATAGATTTTAACTAGCTATAATCGATGGAGGAAACGATGGGAAATTCGAAAGAAATATATGCAGACGCTGGAGAATTCTATGACGTCGTATGCGATGAACAGTGGCGTCTTCGTAAAGATTCTTTCCAGCAGGTTCTTTCTCAACTCAATGGAATTACAGGATCTATTGTCGATATCGGTGCAGGAACCGGCCATGGTGTTTTGGCTGCTGCTGAGGTTCTGCCGGAGGTGGACATTTTTGCTGTGGAACCATCACCCACTATGCGCACAGCTTTGCTTTCTCGAATCATGCAGACAGGGGATCTCCGGAAACGGGTCTCGGTGATCCCGTCAGCTTTCGAGGATGTCGATTTACCAAAAGAGATTCGTGCACTTCTTCTTTTGGGGTGTGTGGGATTTGTTGACGACGGTGCCAGAAAAAAATTTTGGAAAAAGCTTGCGCTTCATATGCCCCCCGGAGGGATTGTCCTTTTTGATGTGATGATGATCAGTACGCCTCAACATGTGGAAAAAATGCGTTTGGCTGAAATTCCTGTGGGATACAATACATATCACGTTTGGATTGAAGGAATACCAGAGGACGAACAGCATGAGAAATGGTTGCTTACTTATCAGATTACTACAGATGAAAGAGTGCTGTTGGAACGACGTGTGGAATTTTTATGGCGAACGTTAGGGCTTGAGGATGTCGCTCGCGAAGCCGAACCGTATGGTTTTGCTTTTGAGCCGCTAACCGAC of the Desulfovibrio inopinatus DSM 10711 genome contains:
- a CDS encoding energy transducer TonB, with the protein product MSLYLASRRGAGLSSLATWSVWTVSILAHALAIISMAALAGPKPLPPVLPRIVLTASLGMPGYGSGAASPDIAVGPPDVPQKSNEPEPPLEKEMAQAPEPTPMPPPEELLQEQPAEPQQKPLETLDAQEIEPTPVPPPLKEKAAVKPKPKPKKIKHTPPVKETSHKKKKANTVKKHKAKSQTTKTASQTAPVKSNATSSTSGGSKTPSGGRGTPGGGGNLGSTGSPLQASQLDRQPALVFAPQPEYPLKAKRRGLRTKLRVRLLVDKGGHVKRVDILGGEYADIFSTNVRRALARWRFKPGTLKGKPVNWVAVLPVAFELR
- a CDS encoding FeoA family protein is translated as MLKKNFLCEEKTLLESIQLSRLPQLCQALVVSVGCSSDITCRLASLGLLPDKPVFVIRTTKRGAVVIRTNGMLLALSAGVAQKIFVKDAQHETE
- a CDS encoding helix-turn-helix transcriptional regulator; translation: MHIEKLGFIQTEEVEVQTMIVRSQECGYLRVIGETDTVNCAIMHSHHDSSGYSILLHRAISYKLTLIRIRRSLCRLLVELPDVLVVPCPEKAQSVLKTLSQGSPEEENQLYLLAKILELLAHCLHVQQMQLPISLEQRAAAILQSDPASPPSVKVLAAMCGTSTTTLTRRFRTTFGTTVRGYLRDLRLEMARDLLKNQGFSVTEVALSVGYGSLPSFSREFHARFGSPPVYFRRN
- a CDS encoding MotA/TolQ/ExbB proton channel family protein — protein: MPQIELSLGWVFAQATGAVQGVLVILILSSVICWAIILEKSVILYRYRRQTRQFEDIAQSNNPGSTVSPGGELPDAILKEGRSAWAQTAPGENPVDRRNCVERAMRDAVSSVLLRAERRLPYLATIGSVAPFVGLFGTVWGIMHSFVSIAHTNDTSLAVVAPGIAESLFTTAAGLVTAIPASVAYNKIAADFNSLSRRLSLAIAAITRKAPARSMEAVDDAA
- a CDS encoding ABC transporter ATP-binding protein — translated: MLKNFSIVTGGLKSLRLPFALNFVALILRGMPLALLCVIITELVTKGRDADIEKIFILVGIICLIFIGHVLLSAQAQTKACVGAYTIIADARVRLATHLKDLPLSFFKSRDPGDITANLLQDMSRVENVMSHLLVEMTSGVILPILLAAWLFWINWQLALFMIAGVVISGPLVWWAHQWVGRLGKRHVTAQNDMLLHMLEFLEGIKDLKSNNIAGERLDLLNDAMRRNRDLSVGLEVAGVLPLMFFRCILDLSFVAIILLAVTLLASESVVPATCIIFLILGQHFYEPLHLAGSFSTLVRYISLAARRIATVFSFPKLSGKVSPLVPIGNDVEFQDVSFAYHDKSVINNVSFTTRSGTMTALVGPSGGGKTTLAGLIARFYDVAEGQILLGGVDVRDVDPHVLYDRIAMIFQDVYLFDDTVENNIRLGCPEASFEAVREAARQANCLSCIESLPQGWQTRVGEGGRRLSGGERQRISIARALLKDAPIVLVDEATASLDPENAFAVQDALAHLAEGRTVIVIAHRLSSIISADQILVLDSGRIVAQGQHEILLAAGGLYAELWKDQQAARRWQLKANTVNG
- a CDS encoding ExbD/TolR family protein, translating into MMPLNGAGDNDQGAGLNAEINVTPFIDVMLVLLIIFMVTAPLMIAGVPLKLPKTSAASLEPPKEPIVVSMNKDGQIYLGEDLVTEETMAGRLKEMEADKPGQTVFVRCDRSLDYGRVMELLGHVGACGVSSLSLISEAQQDGQSHSIEQNSKLGRALP
- a CDS encoding ABC transporter ATP-binding protein, translating into MPPFLIVFTKLLRLASQHRWYIGLAVLLALGSAFLSLTPALAVYAALTLLLTPDFGPHLMSSLWSIGLWAVAGVVGQYCLFFASTMLSHIAAYDILYQLRLKILHHAAKLPMGYFTSHNSGATQKVLFDDIEEIEMFIAHHLPDLVCGVALPGLVFCVMAWFDWRLALVALIPVPICIWLQSRAFSDVGEGGLLKRYHDAMENMNAAIIEYVRGMPVIKIFNRSPDSLKQLRSSIMHFRDFQCDWSRRAAPPWAMFVSITGAPLIVLLPIGLWLYFSGRLDLAVLFLFFMIGTSYLRPLAKVALLGGSLCSMGEGLDRIQAILETPTLNAESANHTIPVSGDLFFEHVDFDYESGPALRDAHFVARAGTVTALVGPSGAGKSTIINLATRFFDPKEGCIRIGDTKVCDLSQSALVASVCAVFQDPFLFTESVHDNIAMGRPGASREEIVAASKAARCHDFIKELPLGYDTRVGAGSGLHISGGQLQRIALARAILKDAPIVLLDEATSYADARNELEIQNALAELFAGKTVLVAAHRLRSIASADQIIVINEGRIVENGHHDTLLAAGGCYASLWKADYQSQDWYLPGTAEKKEHIVC
- the feoB gene encoding ferrous iron transport protein B, with protein sequence MRPNNHRPSSFHVAVAGQPNTGKSTIFNALTGLHQEVGNWAGKTVEKKMGKAVINGETFQFVDLPGTYSLLARSEEEKIAVQHIMEEQIDAIVIVVNAANLARTLNYCLDILLIGVPCILAVNMADVAQYNGININIESLENALDIPCIELVASKKRGVENLRNVLSLPIRISNRKLLPELIEKIPLELKEKYKEILKIVSTTSEKNIDMERLVWKAMEGDTFADKKIKQLIHKTGNIFPEIAATQAQTARFTWIQEILEECIIAEEPQETLTQRCDKFFLHPFWGYVFMAVILLSAISVGLLVGYPTGIGISILIQDISTFVVNSLPSSMPMLTALIQSIFLSASALVCMVPLIAVFYFIFSFLEEIGYIPRTAFLMDSLMTKLGLNGMSFIPLLFSLPCNIPGIIGTRTIAHTQQRLHTLLLIPLVPCSSKIIVLLTLCTWLFSPIGAIIAACGIMGFSFLLFMIASIWLKKTLMKGENSYDMLMELPLFHAPNFQIIGLHVLHNVLAFLKKASAIILGFGVILWFLSYYPAGNINSSYLGMIGTRLEPLASFMGLDWKLLTSLMTSALSRETVLPTMALLYNVPIESLKVTLQTQITTASAISFLLAQFLSMPCLPTLGMIFKESNSLKKTFFVACYTILLPIVVSIGTYTMLTIVL